GACATTCAGTGAAGTGCTTATTGCTCCGGCAATGCCGAGCACCACCGCAAGAGCTGGTGGTGTGTTCTTGCCGATCATCAAGTCACTGTCACTCTCCGCTGGCAGTGAACCTGGCAATCCTACTGCTAAGAGGCTTGGTGCTTATCTCGTTCAGAACCAGTTTCAGGTTGGTTTGGTGTTAATAGTATTCACAGATTTGTAATCATGGCTAGAATAATTGATGGATTTTGGTTAACGGAATGTCTGGACAGTATTATATGAGAATTATCACTATAAAACTTCTAACCATTTCAGGCAGAGATTTCATAAGGTTTTTAGCTATGATGCACAAATGCTACATGTTCACTAGCATATGAGCATCTGCATCTGCATCAAATACTGCTATCCTAAAATTCTTAAATTTGTGACAAAGTTTTCATAAAATGTCTTATATTTAGTATCACGCTGTACTGTGATACTTGcatttgtatttgtatttgtGCAACATAGAATTTAGGTTCTTTTTCAGCTTGGCTTTTGTGAAAGAACTGAAAATCTATCTTAAATATTGCTTAGTTGCTGTATGTTTCAATCATTTGTATCAATtcctattttcttttaattttattggctatgttttggttttaGTATAAGTATTGTTTTATGAAAGCTGTTGCAACTATATCTGGGTATTACAAATGTGTCATAGTAATGATCATAATCTATTTTGATGTAGCtgaattctactcttctgtattttgtttcttatttgcAAATTGCTATCATGAGATAATGAAGTGACTTGTGCATTGCCTTTGTGACCTGTGACAGTCTGCTGGTAACTCTAGTGCTCTTTTCCTAACTGCTGCAGCTCAAAATCTGCTGTGTATCAAATTAGCAGAGGAGCTTGGGGTCATTGTTTCTAGCCCTTGGGTTACTTGGTTCAAGGCAGCTAGCTTACCTGCACTTGTTTGTCTTCTTGTTACACCGTTGGTTTTATACAAGCTCTATCCCCCTGAAATTAAAGACACACCGGAAGCACCTGCCCTGGCTGCAAAGAAACTCGAAACTATGGGCCCTGTCACAAAAAATGAATGGATTATGGTTTCTACGATGCTTCTTGCCGTCTCTTTATGGATCTTTGGGTATGCTTGATATACTCATACTATAAATATACATGAATTTTTTCTTGAATGATTTATTGGTTTGTTGACATTTTGGATCGTATAAACTGTCCCACTGTCATATAAACTATCATTGAATTGAATTCAGAATCATCAATATTTTTTGGGTTCTTGCAGAGATAGTCTCGGCATAGCAAGTGCTGTAGCTGCGATGATTGGGTTATCAATACTACTTGTATTAGGAGTTCTTGACTGGAATGACTGCTTGAATGAGAAATCGGCTTGGGATACCTTGGCTTGGTTTGCCATTCTTGTGGGCATGGCAGGCCAGTTGACAAACCTTGGTATCGTAACCTGGATGTCTGATTGTGTAGCCAACTCGCTTCGGTCATTCTCTTTGAGCTGGCCAGCTTCACTAGCTGTTCTTCAGGCAGCTTATTTCTTAATCCACTACCTTTTCGCAAGTCAGACAGGACACGTGGGGGCTTTATACTCTGCATTTCTTGCTATGCATAGGGCAGCTGGTGTTCCTGGTGTTCTGGCTGCACTCGCTTTAGGTTACAACACAAATCTTTTTGGTGCAATAACACACTATAGTAGCGGTCAGGCTGCTGTATACTTTGGAGGTTAGTCCctgtctttttct
This sequence is a window from Arachis stenosperma cultivar V10309 chromosome 10, arast.V10309.gnm1.PFL2, whole genome shotgun sequence. Protein-coding genes within it:
- the LOC130954858 gene encoding dicarboxylate transporter 2.1, chloroplastic; this translates as MESFALHSLSTSTSFSLSSSRFSLHHRSRPIMTNRSQLSLPLNPQSRSNPSPKSPLISQVFSFPSKASKFNTSSRSHYSPLHASSSSSNSPSPPPLQGAKPIPFVISVCIGLIVRFLVPKPVEVTPEAWQLLSIFLSTIAGLVLSPLPVGAWAFLGLTTAVVTKTLTFGAAFSAFTNEVIWLIVISFFFARGFVKTGLGDRIATYFVKWMGKSTLGLSYGLTFSEVLIAPAMPSTTARAGGVFLPIIKSLSLSAGSEPGNPTAKRLGAYLVQNQFQSAGNSSALFLTAAAQNLLCIKLAEELGVIVSSPWVTWFKAASLPALVCLLVTPLVLYKLYPPEIKDTPEAPALAAKKLETMGPVTKNEWIMVSTMLLAVSLWIFGDSLGIASAVAAMIGLSILLVLGVLDWNDCLNEKSAWDTLAWFAILVGMAGQLTNLGIVTWMSDCVANSLRSFSLSWPASLAVLQAAYFLIHYLFASQTGHVGALYSAFLAMHRAAGVPGVLAALALGYNTNLFGAITHYSSGQAAVYFGAGYIDLPDIFKMGFVMFVINAIIWGGVGAFWWKFLGLY